One genomic window of Candidatus Baltobacteraceae bacterium includes the following:
- a CDS encoding ABC transporter permease: protein MFTYVIRRTLQAIPLLIAISIILYGILYNMPGGPLAPYLQNPHITPADIARLKHNLGMDQPVPVQYMKWLGHVLIGDMGYSTSNSEPVFQAIVERIPATLELMLTSFVFSVIIGVSAGIISAVYRYSFVDYFITTLAFFGQSMPVFWFALMMQLAFAVHGIPLPFGYQIQLPSAGISSGDTFDLGDRLSHLVLPVIVLSLLQLALYSRFMRSSLLEVLGTDYMRTAAAKGLNFRAILFKHGLKNALIPVVTILALALPGILGGAIITETIFAWPGTGRLFYNALTQSDIALLMGYLIMVAVLVVFCNLLADVLYAWLDPRVKYD from the coding sequence GTGTTCACGTACGTCATCCGGCGGACGCTTCAGGCGATCCCGCTCCTGATTGCCATATCGATCATCCTCTACGGCATCCTTTACAACATGCCGGGAGGTCCGCTAGCACCATACCTGCAGAATCCCCATATCACGCCGGCCGACATCGCGCGGCTCAAGCACAACCTCGGCATGGATCAGCCCGTCCCGGTTCAGTATATGAAGTGGCTCGGGCACGTGCTCATCGGCGACATGGGCTATTCGACCAGCAACTCGGAGCCGGTCTTCCAAGCGATCGTCGAACGCATACCCGCGACGCTGGAGCTGATGCTGACGTCGTTCGTCTTTTCGGTGATCATCGGCGTGAGCGCCGGCATCATCTCGGCAGTCTATCGCTACAGTTTCGTCGACTACTTCATCACGACGCTCGCGTTCTTCGGTCAATCGATGCCGGTGTTTTGGTTCGCGCTGATGATGCAGCTGGCGTTTGCCGTTCACGGAATACCGTTGCCGTTCGGCTATCAGATTCAGTTACCGTCGGCGGGAATCTCGAGCGGGGATACGTTCGATCTTGGCGACCGCTTATCGCACTTGGTGTTGCCGGTGATCGTGCTGTCGCTGCTCCAGCTCGCGCTCTACAGCCGGTTCATGCGATCGTCGCTGCTGGAGGTGCTCGGCACCGATTACATGCGTACCGCCGCCGCCAAAGGCCTGAACTTCCGAGCGATTCTATTCAAGCACGGCCTCAAGAACGCGCTCATTCCGGTCGTGACGATTCTCGCGCTCGCGCTTCCGGGTATTCTCGGCGGCGCGATCATCACCGAGACGATCTTCGCGTGGCCCGGAACCGGCCGGCTTTTCTACAACGCGCTCACGCAAAGCGACATCGCGCTGCTGATGGGCTACCTGATTATGGTCGCCGTTCTCGTCGTTTTTTGTAACCTGCTCGCCGACGTGCTCTACGCGTGGCTCGATCCGCGCGTGAAGTACGACTAG
- the opp4C gene encoding oligopeptide ABC transporter permease, translating into MASTAPAVPPSYVVDDDLHVSKVTFWTRLRRHKLAVAGMVVLALMILAAVFAGQLAPVDPNFIDNAHWQGTPLPPCFQDASQCGGHSLGTDEVGRDLLSRLLFGARISLTVGLSAVVMEVIIGTILGAISGYYGGWIDYVIMRVTDVFLSIPLLPLLLVLTAIVAASSTKASLSFGVIVIIIGALSWPTVARLVRASFLSLREREFAEAARALGNSDRRIIFRHLLPNAVAPIVVQATLDVAGVIITESTLSFLGLGIQPPTASWGNMLANAQSNLSIAWWAAVFPGLCILVTVLSINYMGDGLRDALDPNMR; encoded by the coding sequence GTGGCATCGACCGCACCGGCCGTACCTCCGTCATACGTCGTCGACGACGATTTGCACGTCTCGAAGGTCACGTTCTGGACGCGTCTGCGCCGCCACAAGCTGGCCGTTGCCGGAATGGTCGTTCTGGCGCTCATGATCCTCGCCGCGGTCTTCGCAGGCCAGCTCGCGCCGGTCGATCCGAACTTTATCGACAACGCGCATTGGCAAGGTACTCCGCTGCCGCCGTGCTTCCAGGACGCGTCGCAATGCGGCGGTCACTCGCTGGGCACCGACGAGGTCGGCCGCGACCTGCTGTCGCGTCTGCTCTTCGGCGCTCGGATCTCGCTGACGGTCGGGCTCTCGGCCGTGGTGATGGAAGTGATCATCGGGACGATTCTGGGCGCGATTTCGGGTTACTACGGCGGCTGGATTGACTACGTCATCATGCGCGTCACCGACGTCTTTCTGTCGATTCCGCTGCTGCCGCTGCTGCTCGTCCTGACCGCCATCGTGGCGGCAAGCTCGACGAAAGCCAGCTTGAGCTTCGGGGTCATCGTCATCATCATCGGAGCCTTGTCGTGGCCGACCGTGGCTAGGTTGGTCCGGGCGTCGTTCTTGAGCCTGCGCGAGCGCGAGTTCGCCGAAGCCGCACGGGCTCTGGGCAACTCCGACCGCCGCATCATCTTCAGGCACCTGTTGCCCAACGCCGTGGCCCCGATCGTCGTTCAGGCGACCCTCGACGTGGCCGGCGTCATCATCACCGAGTCCACGTTGTCGTTCCTAGGGCTGGGCATCCAGCCGCCGACGGCCTCGTGGGGCAACATGCTGGCCAACGCCCAGTCCAATCTCTCGATCGCGTGGTGGGCCGCGGTCTTCCCCGGCCTCTGCATCCTGGTGACCGTCCTGTCCATCAACTATATGGGCGACGGCCTGAGAGACGCCCTTGACCCCAATATGCGCTAG
- a CDS encoding peptidylprolyl isomerase, which translates to MTLILILAAGLGTAPAGPQLIADEHRRELGYLAHYLALPDPRIAARAALAIGRTKQSAGAPLLVTHLNDSRVGVRAMSVYGLGLIASAEQAPAVIAALSDTEGAVRVAALDAIARYEAAHAFSTAQQTEAQSAVERTLSEDADAVVRARAATALVEFRDGAMTGQAASALTAAFQNDSDVNVRWHAMWCIYRGYALSVRRSVVEGSLRDRNELVRIEAVRAMGRYKDASLVPLVKPLLHDQSWRVQEQAGETILALTGKPATQHLTKIPSYVHVPRPQPDPLASLPALPRRDAGKKPETPSIEDVFSGYRDWEWRPDPSTVAGITGPVPGLHPRVRIVTTKGNLYVVLYPEWAPLTVANFLNLADRGYYDNNRWFRIVPDFVVQTGDPHDNGNGDAGYTIGAEENPLEQHSYVVSMGLNYDDKTNTPIRDSAGTQYYVTLSPQLHLDRDFTVFGDVVGGVDVLGRLVESDRVVRIERIADVVLK; encoded by the coding sequence ATGACTCTGATTCTCATTCTGGCGGCTGGCTTGGGTACCGCGCCGGCCGGACCCCAGCTTATCGCCGACGAGCACAGGCGTGAGCTCGGCTACTTAGCGCACTACCTCGCTCTGCCCGACCCCAGGATCGCCGCGCGAGCGGCGCTGGCTATAGGCCGTACCAAGCAGAGCGCCGGCGCCCCGTTGCTTGTGACCCATCTCAACGATTCACGGGTCGGCGTCCGAGCCATGAGCGTCTACGGCCTTGGACTGATCGCTAGCGCGGAGCAGGCGCCGGCAGTAATCGCTGCGCTCTCGGACACCGAGGGAGCAGTTCGGGTGGCGGCACTCGATGCGATCGCACGATACGAGGCTGCGCACGCCTTCTCCACCGCGCAGCAAACCGAGGCTCAATCGGCGGTCGAGCGAACCCTGTCCGAGGACGCCGACGCAGTGGTACGAGCGCGCGCCGCGACGGCGTTGGTCGAGTTTCGTGACGGCGCTATGACTGGGCAGGCTGCCTCCGCGTTGACGGCGGCTTTTCAAAACGATAGCGATGTCAACGTGCGCTGGCATGCCATGTGGTGCATTTATCGCGGATACGCGCTGAGCGTACGTCGAAGCGTTGTCGAGGGCTCGCTGCGCGACCGAAACGAGCTCGTTCGGATCGAAGCGGTGCGCGCGATGGGTCGATACAAAGATGCGTCGCTTGTTCCGCTCGTTAAACCCTTGCTGCACGATCAGTCGTGGCGCGTTCAAGAGCAGGCCGGAGAGACGATACTGGCGCTAACCGGCAAACCGGCAACCCAACATCTCACGAAGATTCCATCTTACGTGCACGTTCCCAGACCTCAGCCCGATCCGTTGGCGTCGCTGCCCGCGCTCCCCCGAAGAGACGCCGGCAAAAAGCCGGAGACGCCTTCCATCGAGGACGTGTTCTCGGGATATCGTGACTGGGAATGGAGACCGGATCCATCGACGGTCGCGGGAATCACCGGACCTGTCCCCGGCCTGCATCCGCGCGTGCGCATCGTTACGACCAAGGGAAACCTGTACGTCGTTCTCTATCCGGAGTGGGCGCCGCTCACCGTTGCGAACTTTCTCAATCTTGCCGATCGCGGTTACTACGACAATAATCGCTGGTTCCGCATCGTTCCGGACTTCGTCGTTCAAACCGGCGATCCGCACGATAACGGAAACGGCGATGCCGGCTACACGATCGGCGCGGAAGAGAATCCGCTCGAGCAGCACAGCTACGTCGTATCGATGGGATTGAACTACGACGACAAGACCAACACGCCGATTCGCGATTCGGCGGGGACGCAATACTACGTCACCCTTTCGCCGCAGCTTCACTTGGATCGCGATTTTACCGTCTTTGGCGACGTCGTCGGCGGTGTCGACGTTCTCGGGCGTTTGGTCGAGTCGGATCGCGTGGTGAGAATCGAGCGCATCGCGGACGTCGTTTTGAAGTAA
- a CDS encoding proline dehydrogenase family protein encodes MDRLFAPDSAFQKNFFFLAKRFVPGETIASAIETVRALNTAGMNASLDFLGEDVLERAAAVKTRDAYVRMLDAIDSSGVDSNVSVKLTAMGLLIDEDFAVDNLLQIMQRAAKNRDPFVRIDMEGSGVVDATLRVFEKAFAQQKNVGVVFQAYLKRTAADVERVIALGARVRLCKGAYNEPPELAYKKMPEIRENYLRLAKELLTRGNYPGIATHDRRLIEAVKAIAKTENVSNDQFEFQMLYGCRPHVQRDLVAQGYRMRVYVPFGTHWAGYFYRRVLERRENAIFALSSMFSR; translated from the coding sequence ATGGACCGTTTATTCGCACCCGATTCCGCGTTTCAGAAGAACTTCTTTTTCCTAGCCAAGCGCTTCGTCCCCGGCGAAACGATAGCATCCGCGATAGAAACGGTACGGGCCCTCAACACCGCCGGCATGAACGCCTCCCTCGATTTCTTGGGAGAGGACGTCCTCGAGCGCGCAGCGGCCGTCAAGACGCGCGATGCCTACGTTCGCATGCTCGACGCGATCGACTCCAGCGGCGTCGATTCAAACGTTTCGGTCAAACTCACGGCCATGGGTCTATTGATCGACGAGGATTTTGCCGTCGACAACCTGCTGCAGATCATGCAGCGAGCTGCAAAAAACCGCGATCCCTTCGTGCGCATCGACATGGAAGGCTCCGGCGTCGTCGACGCGACCTTACGCGTCTTCGAGAAGGCTTTCGCGCAGCAGAAGAACGTCGGCGTCGTCTTCCAGGCCTACCTCAAACGAACGGCGGCCGACGTCGAACGCGTCATCGCGCTCGGCGCCCGCGTGCGCCTTTGCAAGGGCGCCTATAACGAACCTCCCGAGCTTGCCTACAAGAAGATGCCGGAGATCCGCGAAAATTATTTGCGTCTCGCGAAGGAGCTGCTCACGCGCGGTAACTATCCCGGCATCGCTACCCACGACCGGCGTTTGATCGAAGCCGTAAAGGCCATCGCGAAAACGGAAAACGTGAGCAACGACCAATTCGAGTTTCAGATGCTGTATGGATGCCGGCCGCACGTTCAGCGCGACCTCGTCGCGCAAGGATACCGGATGCGCGTGTACGTGCCGTTTGGAACGCACTGGGCCGGCTACTTCTACCGGCGCGTTCTCGAGCGCCGCGAAAACGCAATCTTCGCCCTCTCCTCGATGTTCTCGCGCTAG
- the dnaG gene encoding DNA primase: MRYDQGVLREIHARVDIANFIGEYVPLRKRGNDLVGLCPFHSEKTPSFHVHPDRGFFKCFGCGVGGDVITFLQKLENVAFAEAVRTLAVKAGVELEPENPHAARARSEREAIYDANRLAAAFFARALQSEAGARARAYCEKRGFSAATVERFGLGYAPDSWDALVDDLRENGVDLALAAKAGLVKPSQRGGFYDFYRDRLMVPTYATTGEVIAFGGRALGDAEPKYLNTAGTPVYTKGQHLYALNVARRAAQSDRTLIVVEGYLDCIAMHQAGFENAVAALGTSFTPEQATELRKYAEYVYLCFDGDIAGNTAATKAVDVASKAIEHTGSAVKIVLLPPGEDPDSFLRQHGAAALRDQLERAKPAIEFKIDAEIDRLRAGFDTPAKITPKAEALIRQLTPREEWDRWRVYVAGRLQVNVDDLRNSRFLANGANFAPRSPVPASGVGSRHTRASIEPLSFEREVMSIVLEDPALATEYAQRIPSARFRNEIYRRIYERFVEAASTIRTTADVFGLFAEDQASLDALATLGRRDRSSTVRYGGSDERRAHLERVVERLQHEDEQRRYQEVSRLIDEHLAAGRPVSDELRGEFETLVARLKR; the protein is encoded by the coding sequence GTGCGATACGACCAGGGCGTTTTACGCGAGATCCACGCGCGCGTGGACATCGCCAACTTCATCGGCGAGTACGTTCCGCTGCGTAAGCGCGGAAACGATCTCGTCGGCTTGTGCCCGTTCCATTCCGAAAAGACGCCGTCGTTTCACGTTCACCCCGATCGCGGATTCTTCAAGTGCTTCGGATGCGGCGTGGGCGGCGACGTCATTACGTTCCTACAGAAACTCGAGAACGTCGCGTTTGCCGAAGCGGTACGCACGCTCGCCGTCAAAGCGGGCGTCGAACTCGAACCCGAGAATCCGCACGCCGCTCGCGCGCGAAGCGAACGGGAAGCGATCTACGATGCGAACCGCTTGGCGGCGGCGTTTTTCGCTCGCGCCTTGCAAAGCGAGGCCGGCGCGCGGGCGCGCGCGTACTGCGAAAAGCGAGGTTTCTCGGCGGCGACCGTCGAGCGTTTCGGCCTAGGATACGCACCCGATTCGTGGGACGCGCTCGTCGACGATCTGCGCGAGAACGGGGTCGATCTCGCATTGGCCGCAAAGGCCGGTTTGGTGAAGCCGAGTCAGCGCGGAGGCTTTTACGATTTTTACCGGGACCGGCTGATGGTGCCCACGTACGCGACTACCGGCGAGGTGATCGCGTTCGGCGGTCGCGCGCTCGGCGATGCCGAACCGAAATACCTCAACACCGCCGGCACGCCCGTCTATACCAAAGGACAACATCTGTACGCGCTCAACGTCGCCCGGCGGGCTGCGCAAAGCGACCGAACGCTTATCGTCGTCGAAGGGTACCTTGATTGCATCGCGATGCATCAAGCCGGTTTCGAAAATGCCGTGGCGGCCTTAGGGACGTCCTTTACCCCCGAGCAAGCGACCGAGCTTCGGAAATATGCCGAGTACGTGTACTTGTGCTTCGACGGAGACATCGCGGGCAATACGGCTGCAACCAAAGCCGTCGACGTCGCGTCTAAGGCAATCGAGCACACCGGGTCTGCGGTCAAGATCGTGCTTCTCCCGCCGGGTGAAGATCCGGACAGTTTCCTGCGGCAGCACGGAGCCGCGGCGCTTCGCGACCAGTTGGAGCGCGCCAAACCAGCCATCGAGTTCAAGATAGACGCCGAGATCGATCGCTTACGCGCCGGCTTTGACACGCCGGCAAAAATCACCCCAAAGGCCGAAGCGCTGATTCGTCAGCTCACACCGCGCGAGGAGTGGGATCGCTGGCGCGTGTACGTCGCGGGTCGACTGCAGGTGAACGTCGACGACCTTAGGAATAGCCGGTTTCTCGCAAACGGGGCAAACTTCGCACCACGCTCGCCTGTCCCGGCGAGCGGCGTGGGCAGCCGCCACACGCGAGCCTCGATCGAGCCGCTCTCGTTCGAACGTGAGGTCATGAGCATCGTGCTCGAAGATCCCGCTCTCGCAACGGAGTACGCTCAACGCATCCCTTCGGCGCGCTTCCGCAACGAAATCTATCGTCGGATCTACGAGCGCTTCGTCGAAGCCGCTTCGACGATACGCACGACTGCCGACGTGTTCGGACTCTTCGCGGAAGATCAGGCGAGTCTCGACGCGTTGGCCACGTTGGGACGGCGCGACCGCAGCTCGACGGTTCGCTACGGCGGCTCCGACGAGCGACGGGCGCATCTGGAGCGGGTGGTCGAACGGCTGCAGCACGAGGACGAGCAGCGCCGATACCAGGAGGTGTCGCGTCTCATCGACGAGCATTTGGCTGCGGGTCGCCCGGTCTCCGACGAACTTCGCGGTGAGTTCGAGACGCTCGTGGCCCGCTTAAAAAGGTAG
- a CDS encoding manganese efflux pump → MAAFLKVFAVALALALDVFAVSIGVGVRGVPRATKIRIGIAFACAEVVMNVVGAGLGLAAGKMIGSVAGYLGFAALVGLGIYMMRESRSGLSEGAALDLSRGFGLLLASLSISLDSLGIGFSILYIGVPLVEALVVIAIVSVCATTLGLSLGQRIGARAEQNAAFLGGLLLLLTGLVFTVLKALNIG, encoded by the coding sequence TTGGCTGCGTTTCTCAAAGTTTTCGCCGTAGCGTTGGCGCTTGCGCTCGACGTGTTCGCCGTGAGCATCGGCGTCGGCGTACGCGGCGTGCCGCGCGCGACGAAGATTCGAATCGGCATCGCGTTCGCGTGTGCCGAAGTCGTCATGAACGTCGTCGGCGCCGGATTGGGCTTGGCGGCCGGCAAAATGATCGGCAGCGTCGCCGGCTACTTAGGTTTTGCGGCGCTCGTCGGCCTCGGCATTTACATGATGCGCGAGAGCCGCAGCGGGCTGTCGGAGGGCGCGGCACTCGACCTATCGCGAGGATTCGGACTCTTGCTCGCGTCGCTTTCCATCAGCCTCGACTCGCTCGGCATCGGTTTCTCGATCCTCTACATTGGCGTGCCGCTGGTCGAAGCGCTCGTCGTGATCGCGATCGTTTCGGTCTGTGCGACGACGCTGGGCCTTTCGTTGGGTCAGCGCATCGGAGCTCGCGCCGAACAGAACGCGGCATTCCTCGGCGGATTGCTGTTGCTGCTTACGGGCCTCGTCTTCACCGTACTCAAGGCGCTCAATATCGGCTAA
- a CDS encoding response regulator, whose product MQRNWRVLIADDDPAICSLIDTVLRKGPYEMMTCNDAESALVAVDRHGPFDIIICDFMLPGISGIDLIERLRGSENTRGVPILMISGHTNYAMDGRAKNAGANMFLNKPFTISQLRAAVNQLLSASPRIDTFSGSPANR is encoded by the coding sequence GTGCAGCGTAATTGGCGAGTGCTGATTGCAGATGACGATCCAGCCATCTGCTCGCTCATCGACACGGTCCTTCGCAAGGGTCCCTACGAAATGATGACTTGCAACGACGCGGAAAGCGCGCTGGTTGCCGTCGATCGCCACGGGCCCTTCGATATCATCATTTGCGATTTCATGCTGCCCGGAATTTCGGGCATCGACCTCATCGAGCGTTTGCGCGGCAGCGAAAACACGCGTGGAGTACCGATTTTGATGATCAGCGGCCACACCAACTACGCGATGGACGGGCGTGCGAAAAACGCCGGCGCCAACATGTTTCTCAACAAGCCGTTCACCATTTCGCAGTTGCGGGCCGCGGTGAATCAACTGCTGTCGGCCTCGCCCCGAATCGACACGTTCTCCGGATCGCCCGCGAATAGATAG
- a CDS encoding 3-keto-5-aminohexanoate cleavage protein → MDPLIITCAPVGAEISPDQTPYLPYTPRLLGETAAAVREAGGSIVHVHCRNDDGSNTHSVERFREAFEAVRANSDLIVQFSTGGAIGMTPLERASVLELRPEMATLTCGSVNFGDDIFENSFPIMRGILQKMIEFDVKPELEIFDKGHLANARRLAKEGLLKLPQHVDLVLGVPGGLDATVQNLCDLVDDLPPGCTWSVAGIGRQQLPMAMTAIAMGGHVRVGLEDNLFYSKGRLARNEELVARVARIAEEAGRPVATPDQAREILGLKAISAAAR, encoded by the coding sequence ATGGACCCGTTGATCATCACCTGCGCCCCGGTCGGCGCCGAAATCAGCCCCGATCAGACGCCGTATCTGCCGTACACTCCGAGGCTCTTGGGCGAGACCGCCGCAGCCGTGCGCGAGGCCGGAGGTTCCATCGTTCACGTACACTGCCGCAACGACGACGGCAGCAATACGCATTCCGTCGAGCGATTCCGCGAAGCCTTCGAGGCCGTGCGCGCCAATAGTGACCTTATCGTTCAGTTCTCTACCGGCGGCGCGATCGGCATGACGCCGCTCGAACGCGCCAGCGTGCTGGAGCTTCGGCCCGAGATGGCGACGTTGACCTGCGGCAGCGTGAACTTCGGCGACGACATCTTCGAGAACAGCTTTCCGATCATGCGCGGCATCTTGCAGAAGATGATCGAGTTCGACGTGAAGCCGGAGCTCGAGATTTTCGACAAAGGGCATCTCGCCAACGCGCGACGGCTCGCCAAAGAAGGCCTGCTGAAGCTGCCGCAGCACGTCGACCTCGTCTTGGGCGTTCCCGGCGGTCTCGACGCGACCGTGCAAAACCTGTGCGATCTCGTCGACGATCTGCCGCCGGGCTGTACGTGGTCCGTGGCGGGCATTGGGCGCCAGCAGCTGCCGATGGCCATGACGGCCATTGCCATGGGCGGCCACGTGCGCGTCGGCCTCGAGGACAATCTCTTCTACAGTAAGGGGCGCCTCGCGCGCAACGAGGAGCTCGTGGCGCGCGTCGCACGCATTGCCGAGGAAGCGGGAAGGCCGGTCGCCACACCCGACCAAGCGCGAGAGATCCTCGGCCTGAAGGCAATTTCCGCGGCGGCGCGGTAA
- the rpoD gene encoding RNA polymerase sigma factor RpoD, which translates to MARKKSGTAEPPGPPITLEELKKKLLARGKSRGSLTYEEINTAFDALEDFSAEQMEEFFEEAVAAGVEVVDDSKDEKPETEGDDEPAEQIAEGLSLDDPVRMYLKEIGRVPLLSMEQEKSLAMRIEAGELEARRNGSADWSVVDSGEEAKRQLTEANLRLVVSIAKKYVGRGMLFLDLIQEGNLGLIRAVEKFDYRKGYKFSTYATWWIRQAITRALADQARTIRIPVHMVETINRLIKVSRQLLQELGREPSVEEIAEAMSLTPEKVREVMKISQEPISLETPIGEEEDSHLGDFIEDQEAVAPAEAASVMLLKEKMQDVLQNLTERERKVLVLRFGLEDGHQRTLEEVGQEFGVTRERIRQIEAKALRKLRHPSRGKALKDYWSNE; encoded by the coding sequence ATGGCACGCAAGAAAAGCGGAACGGCCGAACCCCCCGGGCCGCCCATAACGCTTGAGGAACTCAAGAAGAAGCTGCTCGCGCGCGGCAAAAGCCGCGGGTCGCTGACCTATGAGGAAATCAACACGGCGTTCGACGCGCTCGAAGATTTCAGTGCAGAGCAGATGGAGGAGTTCTTCGAAGAGGCCGTCGCCGCGGGCGTCGAGGTCGTCGACGACTCGAAGGACGAGAAGCCGGAAACCGAAGGCGACGACGAACCCGCAGAGCAGATCGCCGAAGGGCTGTCGCTCGACGACCCAGTTCGGATGTACCTCAAAGAGATTGGCCGCGTGCCGCTGCTCTCGATGGAGCAAGAGAAGTCGCTGGCCATGCGCATCGAAGCGGGCGAGCTCGAGGCGCGCCGAAACGGTTCGGCGGATTGGTCCGTCGTCGATTCCGGCGAAGAAGCCAAACGCCAACTCACCGAGGCGAACCTGCGCCTCGTCGTGTCGATCGCAAAGAAATACGTCGGCCGCGGGATGCTCTTCTTGGACTTGATTCAAGAAGGCAACTTGGGCTTGATCCGCGCCGTCGAGAAGTTCGACTACCGCAAGGGTTATAAGTTTTCGACGTACGCCACATGGTGGATACGTCAGGCGATCACGCGCGCGCTGGCCGATCAGGCGCGCACGATCCGCATTCCCGTGCACATGGTCGAAACGATCAATCGCCTGATCAAGGTGTCGCGGCAGCTGCTCCAAGAGCTCGGTCGCGAGCCCTCGGTGGAGGAAATCGCCGAAGCGATGAGCCTCACGCCCGAAAAGGTGCGCGAGGTGATGAAGATCTCGCAGGAGCCGATCTCGCTCGAGACGCCGATCGGCGAAGAAGAAGATTCACATCTGGGCGACTTCATCGAAGACCAGGAAGCCGTGGCTCCCGCCGAGGCGGCGTCGGTCATGCTGCTCAAGGAAAAGATGCAGGACGTGCTCCAGAACCTGACCGAGCGCGAGCGCAAGGTGCTCGTACTGCGGTTCGGCCTAGAGGACGGCCACCAGCGGACGCTCGAGGAGGTCGGCCAGGAGTTCGGCGTGACCCGCGAGCGCATCCGGCAGATCGAGGCCAAGGCGCTGCGCAAGCTGCGTCACCCGTCCCGCGGAAAAGCGTTAAAAGACTATTGGAGTAACGAGTAA
- a CDS encoding ABC transporter permease subunit, giving the protein MVRPFPGPLFPAAALLLVAVLAAPVAAVLLAMSPHDALAGFGYSARDALRVSAIASIGATAVATFLGVPAGYFLSRTSLALRGAALFVLALPLAFPPVASGLMLINFFGTRAPVGAWLSAHGLGVPDSLLGVSIAEFFVAGSFVAIAATAAFGALDPIVEDAARTLGASEWRIFARVSLPNAAGNVAAGVAFAWLRAIGEYGATSIIAFHPTSLPVALYVALSASGVRAALALCYGFVVLVAIVVAAAWVLRRRVVF; this is encoded by the coding sequence ATGGTACGCCCGTTTCCGGGGCCGCTCTTTCCCGCCGCCGCCCTGCTGCTCGTGGCAGTGCTGGCGGCGCCCGTGGCGGCCGTGCTGCTCGCAATGTCGCCCCACGACGCATTGGCCGGCTTTGGCTATAGTGCCCGCGACGCGCTGCGCGTCTCGGCGATCGCCTCGATCGGCGCAACCGCCGTCGCCACGTTTCTAGGCGTTCCGGCCGGCTATTTTTTGTCGCGAACTTCGCTCGCGCTGCGGGGAGCGGCGCTCTTTGTGCTCGCCCTTCCGCTGGCATTTCCACCGGTGGCATCGGGCTTGATGCTTATCAATTTTTTCGGCACCCGCGCGCCGGTGGGAGCGTGGCTGTCCGCGCATGGATTGGGCGTACCCGATTCGCTCCTGGGCGTTTCGATTGCCGAGTTTTTCGTCGCCGGCTCCTTTGTCGCGATCGCGGCAACGGCCGCATTTGGGGCGCTCGACCCGATCGTGGAAGACGCGGCGCGCACGCTGGGGGCAAGCGAATGGCGAATATTCGCTCGCGTATCGCTGCCTAACGCCGCCGGGAACGTCGCGGCCGGAGTCGCGTTCGCGTGGCTCCGAGCGATCGGAGAATACGGCGCCACGAGCATCATCGCGTTCCACCCCACGTCGCTGCCGGTCGCGCTGTACGTTGCGCTCTCGGCTTCGGGCGTACGCGCGGCGCTGGCGCTGTGTTACGGCTTCGTGGTGCTCGTTGCAATCGTGGTGGCGGCCGCCTGGGTTTTGCGCCGCCGCGTCGTATTCTAA
- the dtd gene encoding D-aminoacyl-tRNA deacylase, giving the protein MRAVVQRVSRAAVTVDGRVTGAIERGLLVFVGVAVDDTERDAILTGEKVAGLRIFADDAGLMNRCLSETGGAALVVSQFTLYGDARKGRRPSFIAAAKEPLARDLYERLGATIAARGIRVAYGEFGAHMDVDSVNDGPVTILLDSKRTF; this is encoded by the coding sequence GTGAGAGCCGTGGTCCAGCGCGTTTCGCGCGCCGCCGTCACGGTCGACGGCCGGGTGACCGGAGCGATCGAGCGCGGCCTGTTAGTGTTCGTCGGCGTTGCGGTCGACGACACCGAACGCGACGCGATCCTCACGGGAGAGAAGGTTGCCGGGCTGCGCATCTTTGCCGACGACGCCGGCCTCATGAACCGCTGCCTGAGCGAGACGGGCGGCGCGGCACTGGTCGTCTCGCAGTTTACGCTGTACGGCGACGCCCGCAAGGGACGCCGTCCGTCCTTCATTGCAGCCGCAAAAGAACCGCTGGCGCGCGACTTGTACGAACGCCTCGGCGCGACGATCGCCGCACGGGGAATACGCGTCGCATACGGCGAGTTCGGCGCGCACATGGACGTCGATTCGGTCAACGACGGTCCGGTAACGATTCTCTTAGACTCGAAGCGAACGTTTTGA